The Rhizobium leguminosarum genome includes a region encoding these proteins:
- a CDS encoding GNAT family N-acetyltransferase: MSTTALQRPEVKPMMPGPAPVISTARLTLRPHRLSDAPDIAESLSDFAVTRMLSRVPAPFDRQDALDWLIPVTSGTLPDWPLAITGKDDVHIGNVSIELRHGRWHLGYWLNRYYWRRGYMSEAVAAIIERFSRRMPETPVHSGVFADNPASLRLQEKLGFRMTGCGEIYCFARNTMVSHIETVLQPGMLQPRKVA; this comes from the coding sequence ATGAGCACGACGGCACTGCAAAGGCCTGAGGTCAAGCCGATGATGCCCGGTCCTGCGCCTGTTATCTCGACCGCCCGGCTGACGCTCCGCCCCCACAGGCTGAGCGATGCGCCTGATATCGCGGAATCGCTCTCCGATTTCGCGGTCACGCGCATGCTGTCCCGCGTACCCGCGCCGTTCGACCGGCAGGATGCGCTGGACTGGCTGATCCCGGTCACATCAGGCACCCTGCCCGACTGGCCGCTGGCGATTACCGGTAAGGACGATGTCCATATCGGTAACGTGTCGATCGAGTTGCGCCACGGCCGCTGGCACCTCGGCTACTGGCTGAACCGCTATTACTGGCGGCGCGGCTATATGAGCGAGGCGGTGGCGGCGATCATCGAGCGCTTCTCGCGCCGCATGCCGGAGACGCCTGTTCATTCGGGCGTCTTCGCCGACAACCCGGCTTCGCTGCGACTGCAGGAGAAGCTCGGTTTCCGCATGACGGGTTGCGGCGAAATCTATTGTTTCGCCCGCAACACCATGGTGTCGCACATCGAAACCGTGCTGCAGCCGGGCATGCTGCAGCCGCGGAAGGTCGCCTGA
- the modA gene encoding molybdate ABC transporter substrate-binding protein — protein sequence MQNSRRWMKLATAAIAVLWLGAAALPAPAAATEKLTVFAAASLKDALDAANAAWAKESGKNAVVSYAASGALARQIENAAPADIFISADLDWMDYLATKNLIKADTRFNLVGNHIVLVAEKAKAKPVEIKQGFDLAGLLGDGKLAMGEPKSVPAGKYGMAALEKLGVWKSVETKVAGAESVRAALALVSRGEAPYGIVYQTDAAADKGVAVVGTFPPDSHPPIIYPIAILAESENPDATAYLDFLKSDKAAAFFTAQGFTTLK from the coding sequence ATGCAGAACAGCCGCCGATGGATGAAACTGGCAACCGCCGCAATCGCAGTCCTCTGGCTTGGCGCAGCAGCGCTCCCGGCGCCTGCCGCCGCAACTGAAAAACTTACCGTCTTTGCGGCGGCGAGCCTCAAGGATGCGCTCGACGCCGCCAATGCCGCCTGGGCGAAGGAAAGCGGCAAGAACGCCGTCGTATCCTATGCGGCGAGCGGCGCGCTGGCCAGACAGATCGAAAACGCCGCACCCGCCGATATCTTCATCTCCGCCGACCTCGACTGGATGGATTATCTCGCCACGAAAAACCTTATCAAGGCCGATACCCGTTTCAACCTGGTCGGCAACCACATCGTGCTCGTTGCCGAAAAGGCCAAGGCAAAGCCGGTCGAGATCAAGCAAGGCTTCGATCTCGCCGGGCTTTTGGGTGACGGCAAGCTTGCCATGGGCGAGCCGAAATCGGTTCCGGCCGGCAAATACGGCATGGCCGCACTCGAAAAGCTCGGCGTCTGGAAATCGGTCGAAACCAAGGTCGCCGGCGCCGAAAGCGTGCGCGCTGCCCTTGCCCTCGTTTCGCGCGGCGAAGCGCCTTATGGCATCGTCTACCAGACGGATGCGGCAGCCGATAAGGGTGTCGCCGTCGTCGGCACCTTCCCCCCCGATTCCCATCCGCCGATCATCTATCCAATCGCAATTCTTGCCGAGAGCGAGAACCCGGATGCGACAGCCTATCTCGACTTCCTGAAATCCGACAAGGCAGCCGCCTTCTTCACGGCGCAGGGTTTCACCACACTGAAATGA
- a CDS encoding nicotinate-nucleotide adenylyltransferase — MVPDRRGPDVTTENVDRHYLRMPHSERGMVVGLFGGSFNPPHQGHALVAEIALKRLGLDQLWWMVTPGNPLKSRNQLAPLAERIAESERVAADPRVKVTAFEQTLGTSYTANTLARVKARNPHVYFIWIMGADSLQTFHKWQKWQEIARTFPIAVIDRPGATLSFLSSKMARTFDFARVDEDDARILWKKRAPAWTFIHGPRSGLSSTAIRNGSSPGGVE; from the coding sequence ATGGTGCCGGACAGACGCGGCCCTGACGTGACGACCGAGAATGTGGACCGCCACTATCTTCGCATGCCGCACAGCGAGCGCGGCATGGTCGTCGGACTGTTCGGCGGTTCGTTCAATCCGCCGCATCAGGGCCACGCGCTCGTCGCTGAAATCGCCCTCAAGCGGCTTGGCCTCGACCAGCTCTGGTGGATGGTCACCCCGGGCAATCCGCTGAAGAGCCGCAACCAGCTCGCTCCACTTGCCGAGCGCATTGCCGAAAGCGAGCGTGTTGCAGCCGATCCGCGCGTCAAGGTCACCGCCTTCGAACAGACGCTCGGCACCAGCTACACCGCCAACACGCTTGCCCGGGTCAAGGCGCGCAATCCGCATGTGTATTTCATCTGGATCATGGGCGCAGACAGCCTGCAGACCTTTCACAAATGGCAGAAATGGCAGGAGATTGCCCGCACGTTTCCGATCGCGGTGATCGACCGGCCGGGCGCGACGCTGTCCTTCCTCTCCTCGAAAATGGCCAGGACCTTCGATTTCGCCCGTGTCGACGAGGATGATGCCCGTATTCTCTGGAAGAAACGTGCCCCGGCCTGGACCTTCATCCACGGACCGCGCTCCGGCCTGAGCTCGACGGCAATCCGCAACGGCTCGTCGCCGGGCGGCGTCGAATAG
- a CDS encoding endonuclease/exonuclease/phosphatase family protein, producing the protein MNFASYNIQYGFGLDGRYDLARIARSLEGGDVIALQEVTRGFSRNGFADMVADIAAFFPDYFWVYGPACDMHVEADEDGLQPASGTRFQFGNMVLSRWPILSTRTLLLPRSRTIGKINLQRGATEAVIAAPGGAIRVYSVHLDHVSADERIRQLQFLNARINAFVQEGGSLTGGGEFDLPEPPLPEDYVIMGDFNMEPESPEYCALAGAGGGYYGRVARIGTPVDAFAALEAYSPESYSWMDPEDRGKRMHLDYCFVSCGLQSRLKSARIDTQSVGSDHFPVWVEIGD; encoded by the coding sequence GTGAATTTTGCGAGCTATAACATACAGTACGGCTTCGGTCTCGACGGCAGATACGATCTGGCGCGCATTGCCCGGAGCCTCGAGGGAGGCGATGTCATTGCGCTGCAGGAGGTGACCCGCGGCTTCTCCCGCAACGGTTTTGCCGACATGGTGGCCGATATTGCAGCCTTCTTTCCCGACTATTTCTGGGTGTATGGGCCAGCCTGCGACATGCATGTCGAAGCTGATGAAGACGGGCTGCAGCCGGCGAGCGGCACGCGATTCCAGTTCGGCAACATGGTGCTGTCGCGCTGGCCGATCCTCTCGACCCGGACGCTGCTTCTGCCGCGCAGCCGGACGATCGGCAAGATCAACCTGCAGCGCGGCGCAACCGAGGCGGTGATCGCAGCACCCGGCGGTGCGATCCGCGTCTACTCCGTCCATCTCGACCATGTCTCTGCCGACGAGCGCATCCGCCAACTGCAATTCTTGAACGCGCGTATCAATGCCTTCGTCCAGGAGGGTGGGTCGCTGACGGGGGGTGGTGAATTCGATCTGCCGGAGCCGCCGCTGCCGGAGGATTACGTGATCATGGGCGATTTCAACATGGAGCCGGAATCGCCGGAATATTGCGCGCTTGCCGGGGCTGGCGGCGGATATTACGGCCGTGTGGCGAGGATCGGCACGCCGGTCGACGCCTTTGCGGCGCTGGAGGCTTACTCGCCGGAGAGCTACAGCTGGATGGATCCCGAAGATCGCGGCAAACGCATGCATCTCGATTATTGCTTCGTCAGTTGCGGCCTGCAGAGCCGGTTGAAATCCGCCCGGATCGATACGCAATCCGTCGGTTCCGATCATTTCCCCGTATGGGTCGAGATCGGCGATTGA
- a CDS encoding ArnT family glycosyltransferase: protein MSDDPKLNRAEGQQCLQQTSDCDMVARKYPSLDTAILLGILFIAIVFRFHKITLPLVDGFSWREISTAMMADNFQQRSWNIFFPEVSWTGPGPSYQGREFQIVSYLTALLYQLFGWQDWFGRVVAAFFGLVTVFSLHRLTALCWNEMHAHAAALAYALMPAAIMIDSSFLPDPAMLALVTLGVWLFAKYWAGGSGWLLPLATVSFSLGVLSKPPGIAAGAAIFYLMVCWIREKKQKQATWVFLSGLLSLAIIGAYFSWAIYLGRSYPPFHVAGTGGYIWDYGFWTYVRDRFYLKSLWNTSVLWFYGYPFLVLLAVGLWIPLSRAEDPKQRSLSAIPYVWLTAAIILYLAAAGEITSNVWNFHIFHVPIAMFCGHGALLLATLASRTVLTPAVVLRSVFIVAIALAWSTLPLVRTMKKPIAMNGKLLGEELARLAQPGDLVVAIAPEVGDPVAVYYSRARGWVFPPGGGDAEWSKFVADDATAIAQLEELRAQGADLFGVAKNATDKEGRLFVEHHDGVIDHLDRTATKLADLHNLLIYRITRP from the coding sequence ATGAGCGACGACCCGAAATTGAATCGTGCCGAAGGTCAGCAATGTCTGCAGCAGACGAGCGACTGCGACATGGTTGCTCGCAAATACCCGAGCCTCGACACTGCGATCTTGCTGGGGATCCTGTTTATTGCCATCGTCTTCAGGTTTCATAAGATCACCTTACCGCTGGTCGACGGCTTCAGCTGGCGCGAGATAAGCACCGCAATGATGGCCGACAATTTCCAGCAGCGCAGCTGGAACATCTTCTTTCCGGAGGTCAGCTGGACCGGGCCCGGGCCAAGCTATCAGGGCCGCGAGTTCCAGATCGTCAGCTATCTCACAGCCTTGCTCTACCAACTCTTCGGCTGGCAGGACTGGTTCGGCCGCGTGGTTGCGGCATTCTTCGGTCTGGTGACGGTGTTTTCGCTCCACAGGCTGACGGCGCTATGCTGGAACGAGATGCACGCCCACGCGGCGGCACTTGCCTACGCGCTGATGCCGGCGGCGATCATGATCGACAGCTCCTTTCTTCCCGATCCCGCGATGCTGGCCTTGGTCACTCTTGGCGTCTGGCTGTTCGCCAAATACTGGGCCGGCGGCAGCGGCTGGCTCTTGCCGCTCGCCACGGTCAGCTTCTCGCTCGGCGTGCTGTCAAAGCCACCAGGCATCGCGGCCGGCGCCGCCATCTTCTATCTGATGGTCTGCTGGATTCGGGAGAAGAAGCAAAAGCAGGCGACCTGGGTCTTCCTGTCGGGGCTTTTGAGCCTGGCCATCATCGGCGCTTACTTCAGCTGGGCGATTTATCTCGGCCGCAGCTATCCGCCGTTTCATGTCGCCGGCACCGGCGGCTATATCTGGGATTACGGCTTCTGGACTTATGTCAGGGACAGATTCTACTTGAAATCCTTGTGGAACACCTCAGTCTTGTGGTTCTACGGCTATCCGTTCCTGGTGCTGCTGGCCGTCGGCTTGTGGATACCGCTCAGCCGCGCCGAAGACCCTAAGCAACGCAGCCTTTCGGCCATTCCCTATGTGTGGCTGACTGCGGCCATCATCCTCTATCTGGCGGCGGCGGGCGAGATCACCAGCAATGTGTGGAACTTCCATATCTTCCACGTGCCTATCGCGATGTTCTGCGGCCACGGCGCGCTTCTTCTGGCAACGCTTGCATCGAGAACCGTTCTGACGCCGGCGGTGGTGCTTCGCTCGGTCTTCATCGTGGCCATCGCGCTTGCCTGGTCGACCTTACCCCTCGTCAGGACGATGAAGAAGCCAATCGCCATGAACGGCAAGCTGCTTGGCGAGGAACTGGCACGGTTGGCGCAACCGGGCGACCTCGTCGTCGCCATCGCGCCTGAGGTCGGCGATCCCGTCGCAGTCTACTACAGCAGGGCGCGCGGCTGGGTGTTCCCGCCCGGCGGAGGCGATGCGGAATGGTCGAAATTCGTTGCCGATGACGCCACTGCGATCGCGCAGCTCGAGGAACTGCGCGCGCAGGGCGCGGATCTGTTCGGCGTGGCCAAGAATGCCACCGACAAGGAAGGCCGGCTGTTCGTCGAGCATCATGATGGGGTTATCGACCATCTGGACAGGACTGCAACCAAGCTTGCGGATTTACATAATTTGCTGATCTATAGGATCACCCGTCCATGA
- the rplU gene encoding 50S ribosomal protein L21 — MFAVIKTGGKQYRVAANDVLTIEKLEATAGDSIEFTEVLVIGEGADAAIGAPFVTGASVKAEVVEQNRGKKVIAFKKRRRQNSKRSRGHRQHHTVVRITDIVAAK, encoded by the coding sequence ATGTTCGCAGTCATCAAGACCGGCGGTAAACAGTACCGTGTGGCAGCCAACGACGTGCTGACCATCGAAAAGCTGGAAGCCACCGCTGGCGACTCCATTGAATTCACCGAAGTGCTCGTGATCGGCGAAGGCGCCGACGCTGCGATCGGTGCGCCCTTCGTTACCGGCGCCTCTGTCAAGGCAGAAGTCGTCGAACAGAACCGCGGCAAGAAGGTCATCGCCTTCAAGAAGCGCCGCCGTCAGAATTCGAAGCGTTCGCGCGGCCATCGTCAGCATCACACGGTCGTCCGTATCACGGACATCGTGGCTGCCAAGTAA
- the rpmA gene encoding 50S ribosomal protein L27, translated as MAHKKAGGSSRNGRDSQSKRLGVKKFGGEAVIAGNIIVRQRGTEWHPGSNVGLGKDHTIFALTAGNVNYRTKANGRVYVSVMPKAEAAE; from the coding sequence ATGGCACACAAAAAAGCTGGCGGTTCATCGCGCAACGGTCGCGATTCTCAGTCCAAGCGCCTTGGCGTGAAGAAGTTCGGCGGCGAAGCCGTCATCGCAGGCAACATCATCGTGCGTCAGCGCGGTACTGAGTGGCATCCGGGTTCCAACGTCGGCCTCGGCAAGGATCATACGATTTTTGCACTTACCGCCGGCAATGTGAACTACCGAACCAAGGCCAACGGTCGCGTCTACGTGTCTGTCATGCCGAAAGCGGAAGCAGCGGAATAA
- the obgE gene encoding GTPase ObgE has protein sequence MKFLDEAKVYIKSGDGGGGSVSFRREKFIEFGGPDGGDGGRGGDVWVEAVNGLNTLIDFRFQQHFKATIGTHGMGRNRTGANGSDVTLKVPVGTQIFEEDQETLICDLTVEGQRYCLAHGGNGGFGNAHFKTSTNQAPDWANPGLPGEEKTIWLRLKLIADAGLVGMPNAGKSTFLASVTRARPKIANYPFTTLHPNLGVATIDEREFILADIPGLIEGAHEGVGIGDRFLGHVERTRVLLHLISAQEEKVGKAYKTVKHELEAYGNELTDKAEIVALSQIDVLDDAELKKKTKELAKACGKTPFQISAVTGKGMTEVLRALRDIIVEANTEEKPAKVPKLRHRDMVVTDEGEDKGEDDDQP, from the coding sequence ATGAAATTTCTCGACGAAGCAAAGGTCTATATCAAGTCCGGGGACGGCGGCGGCGGCAGCGTTTCCTTCCGACGCGAGAAATTCATCGAGTTCGGCGGCCCCGATGGCGGCGACGGCGGACGCGGCGGCGACGTCTGGGTCGAGGCCGTCAACGGCCTCAACACGCTGATCGATTTTCGCTTTCAGCAGCATTTCAAGGCGACGATCGGCACCCATGGCATGGGCCGGAACCGCACCGGCGCCAACGGAAGCGACGTGACGCTGAAGGTTCCGGTCGGCACCCAGATCTTCGAGGAAGACCAGGAAACGCTGATCTGCGACCTGACTGTCGAAGGCCAGCGTTACTGTCTTGCCCATGGCGGCAATGGCGGCTTCGGCAACGCCCATTTCAAAACCTCGACCAACCAGGCGCCGGATTGGGCCAATCCCGGCCTGCCCGGCGAGGAAAAGACCATCTGGCTGCGCCTGAAGCTGATCGCCGATGCCGGCCTCGTCGGCATGCCGAATGCCGGCAAGTCGACCTTCCTGGCATCAGTCACCCGTGCACGGCCGAAAATCGCCAACTATCCCTTCACCACGCTGCATCCCAATCTCGGCGTCGCCACCATCGACGAGCGCGAATTCATCCTGGCCGACATTCCGGGCTTGATCGAAGGCGCCCATGAAGGTGTCGGCATCGGCGACCGTTTCCTCGGCCATGTCGAGCGCACCCGCGTGCTGCTCCACCTCATCTCCGCCCAGGAGGAAAAGGTCGGCAAGGCCTATAAGACGGTCAAGCACGAGCTCGAAGCCTACGGAAACGAGCTGACCGACAAGGCGGAGATTGTGGCGCTGTCGCAGATCGACGTGCTCGACGATGCCGAACTGAAGAAGAAGACCAAGGAATTGGCCAAGGCCTGCGGCAAGACGCCATTCCAGATTTCGGCCGTCACCGGCAAGGGCATGACCGAGGTGCTGCGTGCGCTACGCGACATCATCGTCGAAGCCAATACCGAGGAGAAGCCCGCCAAGGTGCCGAAGCTGCGTCATCGCGACATGGTCGTCACCGATGAGGGCGAGGACAAGGGCGAGGACGATGACCAGCCGTAA
- the modC gene encoding molybdenum ABC transporter ATP-binding protein — MTLIVEAKQRLGAFSLDAAFTSERGVTALFGRSGSGKTSMIRIIAGLARPDEGRVILDGEPLTETETGTFVPKHRRRFGYVFQEARLFPHLSVRANLFYGRWFAARTARGESFDHIVDLLGIETLLERSPAKLSGGEKQRVAIGRALLSSPRLLLMDEPLAALDDARKAEILPYLERLRDETDIPIVYVSHSIAEVARLANQVVVMRDGKVEATGPAVDILSRPSTASDRREAGALLEGTVESFDARHHLSTVALKSCQLHIPGAALAPGKSVRIRIPSRDVMLATARPEGLSALNILEARIEGMSSAEDGTVEIRLDCGGDSILSRITTLSCERLDLRPGKAVFAVIKTVALEA, encoded by the coding sequence ATGACGCTGATCGTCGAGGCAAAACAGAGGCTCGGCGCCTTTTCGCTCGATGCCGCCTTCACCTCCGAGCGGGGCGTCACCGCGCTGTTCGGCCGTTCCGGCTCCGGCAAGACCTCGATGATCCGCATCATTGCCGGCCTTGCCCGCCCGGACGAAGGCCGCGTCATCCTCGACGGCGAGCCCCTGACCGAAACGGAAACCGGTACCTTCGTCCCGAAACATCGCCGCCGTTTCGGTTATGTCTTCCAGGAGGCCCGGCTTTTCCCCCATCTCAGCGTTCGCGCCAATCTGTTCTACGGCCGATGGTTCGCGGCGAGAACAGCGCGCGGCGAGAGCTTCGACCACATCGTCGACCTGCTCGGCATCGAGACACTGCTGGAGCGCAGCCCCGCGAAACTTTCCGGCGGCGAGAAGCAGCGCGTCGCCATCGGCCGCGCGCTTCTCTCCTCCCCTCGCCTGCTGTTGATGGACGAGCCGCTCGCCGCCCTCGATGATGCCCGTAAGGCCGAGATTTTGCCTTATCTCGAGCGACTGCGCGACGAAACCGACATACCGATCGTCTATGTCAGCCACTCGATCGCCGAGGTGGCGCGGCTGGCAAACCAGGTCGTCGTCATGCGCGACGGCAAGGTGGAAGCGACGGGCCCCGCCGTCGATATATTGAGCCGCCCCTCCACCGCCTCCGACCGGCGCGAGGCAGGCGCACTGCTGGAAGGCACGGTGGAAAGCTTCGATGCGCGGCACCATCTATCGACGGTCGCGCTGAAATCCTGTCAGCTCCATATTCCGGGAGCCGCCCTTGCGCCCGGCAAATCGGTCCGCATTCGCATTCCCTCCCGCGATGTCATGCTGGCGACCGCAAGGCCCGAGGGGCTCAGCGCGCTGAATATCCTGGAAGCAAGGATAGAAGGGATGTCCTCGGCCGAGGACGGAACGGTGGAAATCCGGCTCGATTGCGGCGGCGATAGCATTCTTTCCCGGATCACGACCCTCTCCTGCGAGCGACTGGATCTTCGGCCGGGAAAGGCGGTCTTCGCCGTCATCAAGACAGTGGCCCTGGAGGCCTGA
- a CDS encoding GNAT family N-acetyltransferase, translated as MQGELLRVDQSRSPREDQRSSTERLRPERLRTDCPVLLSERLVMRAPHEEDIDALAHLANNAKVATMVSRMPHPYTADDAADFVRRTKNGEISKCVYAITKAENGAFIGCCGVEPQTDGRTVEIGYWLGEPYWNKSYATEACHALVDMVFRTRQDVDQIDARCRVMNVASRRVIQKCGFQFQGSGLAASLALGSNVPVEWYRLDRKTWMSLRSWGNIA; from the coding sequence ATGCAAGGCGAATTGTTAAGGGTAGACCAATCACGGTCTCCCCGGGAAGACCAGCGGTCTTCCACGGAGCGGCTGAGGCCGGAACGGTTAAGGACCGATTGCCCTGTCTTGTTATCGGAAAGGCTCGTCATGCGCGCGCCCCACGAAGAAGACATCGACGCCCTTGCCCATCTCGCCAATAACGCCAAAGTCGCCACCATGGTATCGCGTATGCCGCACCCTTATACCGCCGATGATGCTGCCGACTTCGTGCGTCGCACGAAAAATGGCGAGATTAGCAAGTGCGTCTATGCGATCACCAAAGCCGAAAACGGCGCCTTTATCGGCTGCTGCGGTGTGGAGCCGCAGACTGACGGCAGGACCGTCGAGATCGGCTACTGGCTGGGCGAGCCCTATTGGAACAAGAGTTATGCGACCGAGGCCTGCCATGCCCTGGTCGATATGGTGTTCAGGACCCGTCAGGACGTCGATCAGATCGACGCCCGCTGCCGGGTCATGAATGTCGCCTCGCGCCGCGTCATCCAGAAGTGCGGCTTCCAGTTCCAGGGTTCGGGGCTCGCCGCCTCGCTGGCGCTCGGCAGCAATGTGCCGGTAGAATGGTATAGGCTCGACCGCAAGACCTGGATGTCCCTCCGAAGCTGGGGGAACATCGCATGA
- a CDS encoding glutamate-5-semialdehyde dehydrogenase: MLDTVAPGPDIDVLMNDIGRKAKAAARPLGFASTEAKNSALNAMADAILADKAHILAENAKDLKDIEGTEMLASFVDRLTLNDKRIAEMAAGIRAIAALADPVGEVIAAWDRPNGLKIERVRTPLGVIGVIFESRPNVTADAGALCLKAGNAVILRCGSDSRRSSQAIHACLVEGLKAAGLPEHAIQLVPVTDRAAVGAMLRGLDGAIDVIVPRGGKSLVARVQSEARVPVFAHLEGLCHIYVDASADIEMAKKIIVNAKMRRTGICGAAETLLVDGAAIGTHLTPLLEVLTEAGCEIRASATVLKVAPGMKPATEEDWSTEYLDAIISVAVVDGISGAIAHIQTYSSNHTEAVIAEDPAVVARFFTEVDSAILLHNASTQFADGGEFGMGAEIGIATGKMHARGPVGVEQLTSFKYRVHGAGQTRP, from the coding sequence ATGCTTGATACCGTTGCGCCAGGCCCTGACATTGACGTGCTGATGAACGACATCGGCCGCAAGGCAAAGGCTGCCGCACGACCGCTGGGCTTTGCGTCCACCGAGGCTAAGAACAGCGCGTTGAACGCCATGGCCGATGCGATCCTGGCGGACAAAGCGCATATTCTTGCCGAGAACGCCAAGGACCTGAAGGATATCGAAGGCACCGAGATGCTCGCTTCCTTCGTCGACCGGCTGACGCTGAACGACAAGCGCATCGCCGAAATGGCTGCGGGAATCCGCGCCATCGCCGCCCTTGCCGATCCGGTCGGCGAAGTCATCGCTGCCTGGGACCGGCCGAACGGGCTGAAGATCGAGCGCGTCCGCACGCCGCTCGGCGTCATCGGCGTGATCTTCGAAAGCCGGCCGAACGTGACCGCGGATGCCGGCGCCCTCTGCCTCAAGGCGGGCAATGCCGTTATCCTGCGTTGCGGCTCGGATTCGCGCCGTTCATCGCAGGCTATCCATGCCTGCCTGGTCGAGGGCCTGAAGGCAGCGGGACTTCCAGAGCATGCTATCCAGCTCGTGCCGGTCACCGACCGCGCCGCCGTCGGCGCCATGCTGCGGGGCCTCGACGGCGCGATCGACGTCATCGTGCCGCGCGGCGGCAAGAGCCTGGTTGCCCGCGTGCAGAGCGAGGCTCGTGTGCCGGTTTTTGCCCATCTCGAAGGCCTTTGCCATATCTATGTCGATGCTTCGGCCGATATCGAAATGGCCAAGAAGATCATCGTCAACGCCAAGATGCGCCGCACCGGCATCTGCGGGGCGGCCGAAACCCTGCTCGTCGATGGCGCCGCGATCGGCACGCATCTGACGCCGCTGCTTGAGGTTCTGACCGAGGCCGGCTGCGAGATCCGTGCTTCGGCAACGGTGCTGAAAGTCGCACCCGGCATGAAGCCCGCGACCGAGGAGGACTGGTCGACGGAATATCTCGACGCGATCATCTCGGTTGCCGTCGTCGACGGCATATCGGGCGCCATCGCCCATATCCAGACATATTCCTCCAACCATACCGAGGCTGTTATCGCAGAGGACCCTGCCGTCGTCGCGCGTTTCTTCACCGAAGTCGATTCAGCGATCCTCCTGCACAATGCCTCGACGCAGTTTGCCGATGGCGGCGAGTTCGGCATGGGTGCGGAAATCGGTATTGCCACCGGCAAGATGCATGCCCGTGGCCCCGTCGGCGTCGAACAGCTCACCTCTTTCAAATATCGGGTGCATGGTGCCGGACAGACGCGGCCCTGA
- the proB gene encoding glutamate 5-kinase — translation MTSRKPLGRYRRIVIKIGSALLVDRKAGLKKAWLDAMCADISGLKAKGIDVLVVSSGAIALGRSVLDLPSGALKLEESQAAAAVGQIALARAWSESLSRDEIVAGQILLTLGDTEERRRYLNARATINQLLKIGAVPIINENDTVATSEIRYGDNDRLAARVATMTGADLLILLSDIDGLYTAPPHLDPNATFLETIAEITPEIEAMAGGAASELSRGGMRTKIDAGKIATASGCAMIIASGKTDNPLSAIESGARSSWFAPSGTPVTARKTWIAGQLQPAGELHVDDGAVVALGAGKSLLPAGVRSVSGLFSRGDTVAIIGPAGREIARGLVSYDADDARRIAGRKSAEIEAILGYAGRAAMVHRDDMVMTAQIGSKSERQKKDASYA, via the coding sequence ATGACCAGCCGTAAGCCGCTTGGCCGCTACCGCCGCATCGTCATCAAGATCGGATCCGCGCTTCTGGTTGACCGCAAGGCCGGGCTGAAGAAAGCCTGGCTCGACGCCATGTGCGCCGATATCTCGGGCCTGAAGGCCAAGGGCATCGACGTGCTCGTCGTCTCCTCGGGCGCAATCGCGCTCGGCCGCTCGGTGCTCGACCTGCCGTCAGGTGCGCTGAAGCTTGAGGAAAGCCAGGCGGCCGCCGCCGTCGGCCAGATTGCGCTGGCGCGCGCCTGGTCGGAAAGCCTGTCGCGCGACGAGATCGTCGCCGGCCAGATCCTGCTGACGCTCGGCGACACCGAGGAACGCCGCCGCTATCTCAATGCGCGCGCCACCATCAATCAGCTTTTGAAGATCGGCGCCGTGCCGATCATCAACGAGAACGACACGGTCGCCACCAGCGAGATCCGCTATGGCGACAACGACCGGCTGGCCGCCCGCGTCGCGACGATGACCGGCGCCGATCTGCTCATTCTTCTCTCCGATATCGACGGCCTCTACACCGCGCCGCCCCATCTCGATCCGAACGCGACGTTCCTCGAGACAATTGCTGAAATCACCCCCGAGATCGAGGCAATGGCCGGAGGCGCGGCCTCCGAGCTTTCGCGTGGCGGCATGCGCACCAAGATCGATGCCGGCAAGATTGCGACGGCATCAGGCTGCGCCATGATCATCGCCTCCGGCAAGACCGACAATCCTCTGTCGGCAATCGAAAGCGGCGCGCGTTCCTCCTGGTTCGCGCCGTCGGGCACACCCGTTACCGCCCGCAAGACCTGGATTGCCGGGCAGCTGCAGCCGGCCGGCGAACTGCATGTCGACGACGGCGCCGTCGTCGCCCTCGGGGCCGGCAAGAGCCTGCTTCCCGCCGGCGTGCGCAGCGTTTCCGGCCTCTTCAGCCGCGGCGACACGGTGGCGATCATCGGCCCGGCCGGCCGTGAGATCGCCCGCGGTCTGGTAAGCTACGATGCCGACGACGCCCGTCGGATCGCCGGCCGCAAGTCGGCCGAGATCGAGGCCATTCTCGGTTATGCCGGGCGCGCCGCCATGGTCCATCGCGACGACATGGTGATGACCGCGCAGATCGGTTCGAAATCGGAAAGGCAGAAGAAGGACGCGAGCTATGCTTGA